A section of the Salvelinus fontinalis isolate EN_2023a chromosome 33, ASM2944872v1, whole genome shotgun sequence genome encodes:
- the LOC129832045 gene encoding fibroin heavy chain-like isoform X4, with product MANRMVLSLLHGFFYLSLIQPSLQGGVYVPAGAGVGPGAGGSGPGAGLYPGAGGIPAGAGYKPAKTSAGGYGGRGGVGAGGLVPGGGAGGIGAGGLGGGGAGGKGPKPGYGNLGAGGVGGGGLGVGGYGAGPGATGLGTGSFGGGGGYAKPGAGYGGGSPYGGSTYGGGGAGGFFPGGGLGQKAGPKPGYGAGAGLQPGYGAGGLPGGGLQPGYGGGGLQPGLGGPGGAGTGAAVPAGAPVIPQTGLPGGGLGPGAGKGKAPKGGVPGVGVPGLYQGGQVPGQGFGGRGVLPGVATGNGLNPKSLPGGGQQGPGGSGRVGYGGPMQPGVFHGYPLKTPKTQVPFPLVHRVSYPHHPYYGHMHSPMHGHGHMNGHVHGRFYGYPPPRHQVMYGGYGAKAGGAGGKLPFGYGGFGGGGGAGLPGGKGGPGSKPGYPIGTGVGTGGLNPAQAQAKAAKYGAGLGGVPGAGGAYPGAGGAYPGGYNPAAAKAAKYGVPGGAGGVPGLGSVAGGAGGVPGGVPGGAGGYNPAAAKAAKYGVPGGAGAGLGAGGLGGVPGGGGGGVPGAGGYNPAAAKAAKYGLPGGGAGGLPGAGSVAGGVGGVPGAGAGGYNPAAAKAAKYGVPGGAGAGLGGAGAGLGGAGAGLGGAGGYGVGARPPYYGVPGSAGFGGAGAFPGAGGYNPATKAAKYGVPGGAGAGLGAGGLGGAGGGVPGAGAGAGGYNPAAAAKAAKYGVPGGAWAGLGAGGLGGTGGVPAGGAGAGGYNPAAAKAAKYGVTGGAGAGLGAGGAGGVPGGGAGGVPGALGYNPAAAKAAKYGVPGGVGAGLGAGGLGGAGGGGYGGAGGAGAGGYNPAAAKAAKYGVPGGAGAGLGAGGVPGGRGGVPGAGGYNPAAAKAAKYGVQGGVGTGLGAGGLGGAGGIQGGVPGGGAGVVPGAGGYNPAAAKAAKYGQGAAGGPGGGYGGVPAGGYPRPGSYGGYGGAAGGAGAGGYNPAAAKAAKYGAGGAGLGAGGAGLGAGGAGLGAGGAGLGAGGAGLGAGGAGLGAGGAGLGAGGAGLGAGGAGIGGAGGGPGTGAGPGYGGYGGYGGVPAGGAAAAAKAAKYGVPGGAGVAGRAGGVPGAGYGGHNPAAAKAAKYGVPGGAGAGLGAGGLGGVPGGGGYNPAAAKAAKYGVTGGAGAGIGAGRAPGGGLPGGGLPGGGGGGVTGAGGYNPAAAKAAKYGVPGGVGTGLGAGGFGGAGGVPGGVGAEGYDPVAKAAKYGKPNGVGIGGEGVPAPAATPSPGVGVGGGVGGTAVEHTDLPVGTGIPTASKPDPTPIGTQATEAPEPEPSATGLPGVGAGVLQPSGVGVGAGGKAPKPPGAGGYPYGGYGQGRLPYGHGQGAGAGGYPYGGGYGTPYGAGAGQLPGAKPLKPPVVGGAGGVTGGAGIPLTGAGGGAGGYPYGYGQGGYGQGQGARYPAGVGLGAGAGAGQKAPKPPGYGNLGAGGAGYNPGAGAVPGYGGGYPQQRGYPQQGGGYPQQAYPGAYGAGQTAPLTPQQAKAAKYGPLQSFLGGAGGGGYRPGGVAAGCQSKYCGRRK from the exons gTTATGGGAACCTTGGTGCTGGTGGTGTTGGGGGCGGTGGTCTTGGTGTTGGAGGATATGGAGCTGGTCCTGGAGCCACCGGTCTAGGAACAGGAAgctttggaggaggaggaggatacgCTAAGCCTGGAG CTGGTTATGGAGGAGGCTCGCCGTATGGAGGCTCGACTTATGGAGGAGGTGGTGCTGGGGGCTTCTTCCCTGGAGGTGGTCTGGGACAGAAGGCAGGACCCAAACCAGGCTATGGGGCAGGAGCTGGACTACAACCAG GCTATGGTGCAGGTGGACTACCCGGGGGTGGACtacagccag GCTATGGCGGTGGTGGATTACAGCCAGGTCTAG GGGGACCTGGAGGCGCAGGAACAGGAGCTGCAGTTCCTGCAGGAg CACCTGTTATTCCTCAGACTGGACTACCTGGAGGTGGGCTGGGACCTGGTGCCGGCAAAGGAAAGGCTCCAAAAGGAGGAGTGCCAG GTGTGGGGGTGCCTGGACTTTACCAAGGTGGCCAGGTGCCAGGACAAG GGTTTGGTGGTCGTGGAGTGCTGCCCGGTGTGGCCACTGGGAACGGACTCAATCCCAAATCAT TGCCAGGTGGAGGACAACAGGGACCAGGAGGCTCAGGTCGTGTTGGTTACGGAGGCCCAATGCAGCCAGGAGTATTCCATGGATACCCACTCAAAACACCCAAAACACAAG TTCCTTTCCCTCTAGTGCACAGAGTGTCTTATCCCCATCACCCCTATTATGGCCACATGCACAGCCCCATGCACGGCCACGGTCACATGAACGGCCACGTGCACGGGCGGTTCTATGGCTACCCCCCTCCTAGGCATCAGGTCATGTATG GTGGCTATGGAGCGAAAgctggaggagctggaggcaAACTTCCATTTG GATATGGGGgctttggtggtggtggtggagcagGCCTTCCTGGGGGAAAAGGAGGTCCTGGATCCAAGCCTGGATACCCCATTGGAACTG GTGTGGGGACAGGAGGTCTTAACCCGGCCCAGGCTCAAGCTAAAGCTGCTAAATATG GTGCTGGTTTGGGTGGTGTGCCTGGTGCAGGTGGAGCCTACCCTGGAGCGGGAGGAGCTTACcctggag GATATAATCCTGCTGCAGCCAAAGCTGCTAAATATG GAGTCCCAGGAGGTGCAGGGGGCGTACCAGGTCTTGGATCAGtagcaggaggagcaggaggagtacCTGGAGGGGTACCCGGAGGAGCTGGAG GATATAACCCTGCTGCGGCCAAAGCTGCTAAATATG GAGTTCCAGGAGGTGCAGGAGCAGGCCTAGGAGCTGGAGGACTTGGTGGAGTaccaggagggggaggggggggtgtaccTGGGGCTGGAG GATATAATCCCGCGGCGGCCAAAGCAGCTAAATATG GACTCCCAGGAGGAGGTGCAGGCGGTCTTCCAGGTGCTGGATCAGTtgcaggaggagtaggaggagtacCAGGAGCTGGGGCTGGAG GATATAATCCTGCTGCGGCCAAAGCCGCTAAATATG GAGTTCCAGGAGGAGCAGGTGCAGGGTTAGGAGGAGCAGGCGCAGGGTTAGGAGGAGCAGGCGCAGGGTTAGGAGGAGCTGGAG GCTATGGAGTGGGAGCCAGGCCTCCCTATTACG GTGTTCCAGGGAGTGCTGGGTTTGGGGGAGCAGGGGCTTTTCCAGGGGCTGGAG gaTACAACCCTGCCACCAAAGCTGCTAAATATG GAGTACCAGGAGGTGCGGGAGCAGGCCTAGGAGCTGGAGGActtggaggagcaggaggaggggtaccaggggctggggctggggctggag GATACAATCCTGCTGCCGCTGCCAAAGCTGCTAAATACG GGGTCCCAGGAGGTGCATGGGCAGGCCTAGGAGCTGGAGGTCTTGGAGGAACAGGAGGGGTACCAGCAGGAGGAGCTGGGGCTGGAG GGTATAATCCTGCTGCTGCCAAAGCTGCTAAATATG GAGTCACCGGAGGTGCAGGAGCAGGCCTAGGAgctggaggagcaggaggagtacctggaggaggagcagggggtgTACCTGGGGCTTTAGGATATAATCCCGCTGCAGCCAAAGCTGCTAAATATG GAGTTCCAGGAGGTGTAGGAGCAGGCCTAGGAGCTGGAGGActtggaggagcaggaggaggaggatatgggGGTGCAGGAGGGGCTGGGGCTGGAG GATATAACCCTGCTGCGGCCAAAGCTGCTAAATATG GAGTTCCAGGAGGTGCAGGAGCAGGCCTAGGAGCTGGAGGAGtaccaggaggaagagggggtgtACCTGGGGCTGGAGGATATAATCCCGCTGCAGCCAAAGCTGCTAAATATG GAGTTCAAGGAGGTGTAGGAACAGGCCTAGGAGCAGGAGGACttggaggagcaggaggaataCAGGGAGGAGTACCTGGAGGAGGAGCAGGGGTTGTCCCTGGGGCTGGAGGATATAATCCTGCTGCGGCCAAAGCTGCTAAATATG GTCAAGGGGCTGCTGGTGGGCCAGGGGGTGGATATGGTGGTGTGCCTGCTGGAGGATATCCCAGGCCTGGGA GCTATGGGGGATATGGAGGGGCAGCAGGAGGGGCAGGAGCTGGAG gaTATAATCCTGCTGCGGCCAAAGCTGCTAAATATG GAGCTGGAGGAGCCGGCCTAGGAGCTGGAGGAGCCGGCCTAGGAGCTGGAGGAGCCGGCCTAGGAGCTGGAGGAGCCGGCCTAGGAGCTGGAGGAGCCGGCCTAGGAGCTGGAGGAGCCGGCCTAGGAGCTGGAGGAGCCGGCCTAGGAGCTGGAGGAGCCGGTCTAGGAGCTGGAGGAGCCGGCataggaggagcaggaggagggccAGGGACTGGGGCTGGACCAGGATATGGAG gtTATGGAGGATATGGAGGGGTACCAGCAGGAGGGGCTGCCGCTGCTGCCAAAGCTGCTAAATATG GAGTTCCAGGAGGAGCTGGCGTGGCCGGGAGAGCAGGAGGGGTACCCGGGGCTGGATATGGAG GACATAATCCTGCTGCGGCCAAAGCTGCTAAATATG GAGTTCCAGGAGGTGCAGGAGCAGGCCTAGGAGCTGGAGGACTTGGTGGAGTACCAGGAGGGGGAGGATATAACCCTGCTGCGGCCAAAGCTGCTAAATATG GAGTCACCGGAGGTGCAGGAGCAGGCATAGGAGCTGGAAGAGCACCaggaggaggattaccaggaggaggattaccaggaggaggaggagggggtgtaaCTGGGGCTGGTGGATATAATCCCGCTGCAGCCAAAGCTGCTAAATATG GAGTCCCAGGAGGTGTAGGAACAGGCTTAGGAGCAGGAGGAtttggaggagcaggaggagtacCTGGTGGAGTAGGAGCTGAAG GATATGATCCCGTGGCCAAAGCTGCTAAATATG GTAAGCCAAACGGAGTGGGAATCGGTGGAGAAGGTGTACCAGCGCCAGCAGCGACTCCAAGTCCAGGTGTGGGCGTGGGTGGTGGTGTTGGAGGAACTGCCGTTGAGCACACTGACTTACCAGTGGGCACAGGGATACCTACCGCAAGCAAACCAG ATCCCACACCTATTGGCACACAGGCCACAGAGGCCCCAGAGCCAGAGCCCA GTGCCACAGGATTACCAGGAG TTGGTGCTGGGGTGCTTCAACCTAGTG GTGTGGGTGTCGGAGCAGGTGGCAAAGCTCCTAAACCCCCTGGTGCGG GGGGATACCCGTATGGTGGTTATGGACAGG GACGACTCCCGTATGGTCATGGACAGG GTGCAGGTGCAGGTGGATATCCCTATGGAGGAGGCTATGGAA CTCCATACGGAGCAGGAGCTGGACAACTTCCTGGAGCCAAGCCCCTGAAACCTCCAG TTGTGGGAGGAGCAGGCGGTGTGACTGGAGGAGCAGGTATTCCTCTTACTGGAGCCGGTGGTGGTGCAG GGGGATACCCGTATGGTTATGGTCAAGGTGGTtatggacagggacagg GTGCGAGGTATCCTGCTGGTGTTGGTCTGGGAGCAGGGGCAGGAGCAGGTCAAAAAGCACCCAAACCCCCAG GTTATGGTAACCTGGGTGCTGGTGGTGCTGGTTATAATCCAG GAGCTGGTGCGGTCCCAGGTTACGGAGGTGGCTACCCACAACAACGGGGCTACCCACAGCAAGGTGGCGGCTACCCACAGCAAGCCTACCCGG GAGCATACGGAGCAGGCCAGACGGCACCACTGACTCCTCAACAAG CCAAAGCAGCCAAGTatggcccactccagagcttcCTTggtggagcaggaggaggaggctaCAGACCAG GAGGAGTTGCTGCTGGATGCCAAAGCAAATACTGTGGAAGGCGGAAGTAG
- the LOC129832045 gene encoding fibroin heavy chain-like isoform X1: MANRMVLSLLHGFFYLSLIQPSLQGGVYVPAGAGVGPGAGGSGPGAGLYPGAGGIPAGAGYKPAKTSAGGYGGRGGVGAGGLVPGGGAGGIGAGGLGGGGAGGKGPKPGYGNLGAGGVGGGGLGVGGYGAGPGATGLGTGSFGGGGGYAKPGAGYGGGSPYGGSTYGGGGAGGFFPGGGLGQKAGPKPGYGAGAGLQPGYGAGGLPGGGLQPGYGGGGLQPGLGGPGGAGTGAAVPAGAPVIPQTGLPGGGLGPGAGKGKAPKGGVPGVGVPGLYQGGQVPGQGFGGRGVLPGVATGNGLNPKSLPGGGQQGPGGSGRVGYGGPMQPGVFHGYPLKTPKTQVPFPLVHRVSYPHHPYYGHMHSPMHGHGHMNGHVHGRFYGYPPPRHQVMYGGYGAKAGGAGGKLPFGYGGFGGGGGAGLPGGKGGPGSKPGYPIGTGVGTGGLNPAQAQAKAAKYGAGLGGVPGAGGAYPGAGGAYPGGYNPAAAKAAKYGVPGGAGGVPGLGSVAGGAGGVPGGVPGGAGGYNPAAAKAAKYGVPGGAGAGLGAGGLGGVPGGGGGGVPGAGGYNPAAAKAAKYGLPGGGAGGLPGAGSVAGGVGGVPGAGAGGYNPAAAKAAKYGVPGGAGAGLGGAGAGLGGAGAGLGGAGGYGVGARPPYYGVPGSAGFGGAGAFPGAGGYNPATKAAKYGVPGGAGAGLGAGGLGGAGGGVPGAGAGAGGYNPAAAAKAAKYGVPGGAWAGLGAGGLGGTGGVPAGGAGAGGYNPAAAKAAKYGVTGGAGAGLGAGGAGGVPGGGAGGVPGALGYNPAAAKAAKYGVPGGVGAGLGAGGLGGAGGGGYGGAGGAGAGGYNPAAAKAAKYGVPGGAGAGLGAGGVPGGRGGVPGAGGYNPAAAKAAKYGVQGGVGTGLGAGGLGGAGGIQGGVPGGGAGVVPGAGGYNPAAAKAAKYGQGAAGGPGGGYGGVPAGGYPRPGSYGGYGGAAGGAGAGGYNPAAAKAAKYGAGGAGLGAGGAGLGAGGAGLGAGGAGLGAGGAGLGAGGAGLGAGGAGLGAGGAGLGAGGAGIGGAGGGPGTGAGPGYGGYGGYGGVPAGGAAAAAKAAKYGVPGGAGVAGRAGGVPGAGYGGHNPAAAKAAKYGVPGGAGAGLGAGGLGGVPGGGGYNPAAAKAAKYGVTGGAGAGIGAGRAPGGGLPGGGLPGGGGGGVTGAGGYNPAAAKAAKYGVPGGVGTGLGAGGFGGAGGVPGGVGAEGYDPVAKAAKYGKPNGVGIGGEGVPAPAATPSPGVGVGGGVGGTAVEHTDLPVGTGIPTASKPDPTPIGTQATEAPEPEPSATGLPGVGAGVLQPSAGTGPAQPGVGVGAGGKAPKPPGAGGYPYGGYGQAGRLPYGHGQGAGAGGYPYGGGYGTPYGAGAGQLPGAKPLKPPVVGGAGGVTGGAGIPLTGAGGGAGGYPYGYGQGGYGQGQGARYPAGVGLGAGAGAGQKAPKPPGYGNLGAGGAGYNPGAGAVPGYGGGYPQQRGYPQQGGGYPQQAYPGAYGAGQTAPLTPQQAKAAKYGPLQSFLGGAGGGGYRPGGVAAGCQSKYCGRRK, encoded by the exons gTTATGGGAACCTTGGTGCTGGTGGTGTTGGGGGCGGTGGTCTTGGTGTTGGAGGATATGGAGCTGGTCCTGGAGCCACCGGTCTAGGAACAGGAAgctttggaggaggaggaggatacgCTAAGCCTGGAG CTGGTTATGGAGGAGGCTCGCCGTATGGAGGCTCGACTTATGGAGGAGGTGGTGCTGGGGGCTTCTTCCCTGGAGGTGGTCTGGGACAGAAGGCAGGACCCAAACCAGGCTATGGGGCAGGAGCTGGACTACAACCAG GCTATGGTGCAGGTGGACTACCCGGGGGTGGACtacagccag GCTATGGCGGTGGTGGATTACAGCCAGGTCTAG GGGGACCTGGAGGCGCAGGAACAGGAGCTGCAGTTCCTGCAGGAg CACCTGTTATTCCTCAGACTGGACTACCTGGAGGTGGGCTGGGACCTGGTGCCGGCAAAGGAAAGGCTCCAAAAGGAGGAGTGCCAG GTGTGGGGGTGCCTGGACTTTACCAAGGTGGCCAGGTGCCAGGACAAG GGTTTGGTGGTCGTGGAGTGCTGCCCGGTGTGGCCACTGGGAACGGACTCAATCCCAAATCAT TGCCAGGTGGAGGACAACAGGGACCAGGAGGCTCAGGTCGTGTTGGTTACGGAGGCCCAATGCAGCCAGGAGTATTCCATGGATACCCACTCAAAACACCCAAAACACAAG TTCCTTTCCCTCTAGTGCACAGAGTGTCTTATCCCCATCACCCCTATTATGGCCACATGCACAGCCCCATGCACGGCCACGGTCACATGAACGGCCACGTGCACGGGCGGTTCTATGGCTACCCCCCTCCTAGGCATCAGGTCATGTATG GTGGCTATGGAGCGAAAgctggaggagctggaggcaAACTTCCATTTG GATATGGGGgctttggtggtggtggtggagcagGCCTTCCTGGGGGAAAAGGAGGTCCTGGATCCAAGCCTGGATACCCCATTGGAACTG GTGTGGGGACAGGAGGTCTTAACCCGGCCCAGGCTCAAGCTAAAGCTGCTAAATATG GTGCTGGTTTGGGTGGTGTGCCTGGTGCAGGTGGAGCCTACCCTGGAGCGGGAGGAGCTTACcctggag GATATAATCCTGCTGCAGCCAAAGCTGCTAAATATG GAGTCCCAGGAGGTGCAGGGGGCGTACCAGGTCTTGGATCAGtagcaggaggagcaggaggagtacCTGGAGGGGTACCCGGAGGAGCTGGAG GATATAACCCTGCTGCGGCCAAAGCTGCTAAATATG GAGTTCCAGGAGGTGCAGGAGCAGGCCTAGGAGCTGGAGGACTTGGTGGAGTaccaggagggggaggggggggtgtaccTGGGGCTGGAG GATATAATCCCGCGGCGGCCAAAGCAGCTAAATATG GACTCCCAGGAGGAGGTGCAGGCGGTCTTCCAGGTGCTGGATCAGTtgcaggaggagtaggaggagtacCAGGAGCTGGGGCTGGAG GATATAATCCTGCTGCGGCCAAAGCCGCTAAATATG GAGTTCCAGGAGGAGCAGGTGCAGGGTTAGGAGGAGCAGGCGCAGGGTTAGGAGGAGCAGGCGCAGGGTTAGGAGGAGCTGGAG GCTATGGAGTGGGAGCCAGGCCTCCCTATTACG GTGTTCCAGGGAGTGCTGGGTTTGGGGGAGCAGGGGCTTTTCCAGGGGCTGGAG gaTACAACCCTGCCACCAAAGCTGCTAAATATG GAGTACCAGGAGGTGCGGGAGCAGGCCTAGGAGCTGGAGGActtggaggagcaggaggaggggtaccaggggctggggctggggctggag GATACAATCCTGCTGCCGCTGCCAAAGCTGCTAAATACG GGGTCCCAGGAGGTGCATGGGCAGGCCTAGGAGCTGGAGGTCTTGGAGGAACAGGAGGGGTACCAGCAGGAGGAGCTGGGGCTGGAG GGTATAATCCTGCTGCTGCCAAAGCTGCTAAATATG GAGTCACCGGAGGTGCAGGAGCAGGCCTAGGAgctggaggagcaggaggagtacctggaggaggagcagggggtgTACCTGGGGCTTTAGGATATAATCCCGCTGCAGCCAAAGCTGCTAAATATG GAGTTCCAGGAGGTGTAGGAGCAGGCCTAGGAGCTGGAGGActtggaggagcaggaggaggaggatatgggGGTGCAGGAGGGGCTGGGGCTGGAG GATATAACCCTGCTGCGGCCAAAGCTGCTAAATATG GAGTTCCAGGAGGTGCAGGAGCAGGCCTAGGAGCTGGAGGAGtaccaggaggaagagggggtgtACCTGGGGCTGGAGGATATAATCCCGCTGCAGCCAAAGCTGCTAAATATG GAGTTCAAGGAGGTGTAGGAACAGGCCTAGGAGCAGGAGGACttggaggagcaggaggaataCAGGGAGGAGTACCTGGAGGAGGAGCAGGGGTTGTCCCTGGGGCTGGAGGATATAATCCTGCTGCGGCCAAAGCTGCTAAATATG GTCAAGGGGCTGCTGGTGGGCCAGGGGGTGGATATGGTGGTGTGCCTGCTGGAGGATATCCCAGGCCTGGGA GCTATGGGGGATATGGAGGGGCAGCAGGAGGGGCAGGAGCTGGAG gaTATAATCCTGCTGCGGCCAAAGCTGCTAAATATG GAGCTGGAGGAGCCGGCCTAGGAGCTGGAGGAGCCGGCCTAGGAGCTGGAGGAGCCGGCCTAGGAGCTGGAGGAGCCGGCCTAGGAGCTGGAGGAGCCGGCCTAGGAGCTGGAGGAGCCGGCCTAGGAGCTGGAGGAGCCGGCCTAGGAGCTGGAGGAGCCGGTCTAGGAGCTGGAGGAGCCGGCataggaggagcaggaggagggccAGGGACTGGGGCTGGACCAGGATATGGAG gtTATGGAGGATATGGAGGGGTACCAGCAGGAGGGGCTGCCGCTGCTGCCAAAGCTGCTAAATATG GAGTTCCAGGAGGAGCTGGCGTGGCCGGGAGAGCAGGAGGGGTACCCGGGGCTGGATATGGAG GACATAATCCTGCTGCGGCCAAAGCTGCTAAATATG GAGTTCCAGGAGGTGCAGGAGCAGGCCTAGGAGCTGGAGGACTTGGTGGAGTACCAGGAGGGGGAGGATATAACCCTGCTGCGGCCAAAGCTGCTAAATATG GAGTCACCGGAGGTGCAGGAGCAGGCATAGGAGCTGGAAGAGCACCaggaggaggattaccaggaggaggattaccaggaggaggaggagggggtgtaaCTGGGGCTGGTGGATATAATCCCGCTGCAGCCAAAGCTGCTAAATATG GAGTCCCAGGAGGTGTAGGAACAGGCTTAGGAGCAGGAGGAtttggaggagcaggaggagtacCTGGTGGAGTAGGAGCTGAAG GATATGATCCCGTGGCCAAAGCTGCTAAATATG GTAAGCCAAACGGAGTGGGAATCGGTGGAGAAGGTGTACCAGCGCCAGCAGCGACTCCAAGTCCAGGTGTGGGCGTGGGTGGTGGTGTTGGAGGAACTGCCGTTGAGCACACTGACTTACCAGTGGGCACAGGGATACCTACCGCAAGCAAACCAG ATCCCACACCTATTGGCACACAGGCCACAGAGGCCCCAGAGCCAGAGCCCA GTGCCACAGGATTACCAGGAG TTGGTGCTGGGGTGCTTCAACCTAGTG CTGGTACAGGCCCAGCTCAGCCTG GTGTGGGTGTCGGAGCAGGTGGCAAAGCTCCTAAACCCCCTGGTGCGG GGGGATACCCGTATGGTGGTTATGGACAGG CAGGACGACTCCCGTATGGTCATGGACAGG GTGCAGGTGCAGGTGGATATCCCTATGGAGGAGGCTATGGAA CTCCATACGGAGCAGGAGCTGGACAACTTCCTGGAGCCAAGCCCCTGAAACCTCCAG TTGTGGGAGGAGCAGGCGGTGTGACTGGAGGAGCAGGTATTCCTCTTACTGGAGCCGGTGGTGGTGCAG GGGGATACCCGTATGGTTATGGTCAAGGTGGTtatggacagggacagg GTGCGAGGTATCCTGCTGGTGTTGGTCTGGGAGCAGGGGCAGGAGCAGGTCAAAAAGCACCCAAACCCCCAG GTTATGGTAACCTGGGTGCTGGTGGTGCTGGTTATAATCCAG GAGCTGGTGCGGTCCCAGGTTACGGAGGTGGCTACCCACAACAACGGGGCTACCCACAGCAAGGTGGCGGCTACCCACAGCAAGCCTACCCGG GAGCATACGGAGCAGGCCAGACGGCACCACTGACTCCTCAACAAG CCAAAGCAGCCAAGTatggcccactccagagcttcCTTggtggagcaggaggaggaggctaCAGACCAG GAGGAGTTGCTGCTGGATGCCAAAGCAAATACTGTGGAAGGCGGAAGTAG